TCATCCTGCATCACTTTGGACGAAATCATAAAAATTAGGATCAATTTTATTTTGGCCAACCTGGTGAGATTTTTAGTGGGCAGACCTGGGGGTGAAAAACCTTAAGGTCATGCTAATTTTTTAATCTTGAGATCATTTAATCTAAATGTATGCTCAATTACCAAATGATAATCTTGACTTCATttaatcatttatcttaaccaAATATAAATGATAGTTTTACTTCCAAAAAGGGTACGCTCTTGGCGGATGATCAGGTTTTCTGATTTGGGTTGTTTGAAACTCGGTTCGTCTCTTTTGTTTTTGTCTATGTCTTTGTTTCGTTTTGGCTCACATATCTATCTGTATAATATTTGACAGAGAGATATGGTAGGATGTTACAAGCAGCGATAACAGCTAAAGCAAAATTAAATGGTGTTATTGAGGAAAATAAAATTAGATCGCCAAGCAATCATAAGGACTGGAAAGTCTACATGGAGAATTTATTGAAAACTAAATATCTGTGGGGAATTCTGGATGACAGTGAAGATATTGTGGATGAAAGTGCGCATCGAACAGCTCCTAACTGGTCTCACAAAAATAGGGAAGCTTTAAAAACTATAAGGATGTCATGTGGACCAGAAATGCGTTTTTTGGGGgaagtagataaagccaaagagGCATGGGAGCGGTTAGAAGCAGCTGATTGTTTGGATGGAGGTTAGATCGACTAATCTCTTAAACATAAGCTACAAAGTTCTTATTATAAGTCATCTTTTCAAGTAGCGTAGATTATATATGTTATTTACTTGGGACCTGCATATATCCATAAATAACCATATATCCCAATTTAGTTCAACAACAATTTATCATGAGAAGGTCTGTGTATCATGAATATTACAGTTTTACTCATAGTTTTACTTTGATTGTTATACATTATCACCTGCATACATGGCCTAGCTGTTATGATCGACCGTCGCATTATTATACATTAATATCCAATAGTTAGAGACACTCTATTAGTATGCTATATACAGTGTCATATATAACTTAACTCTTAAATTGAGAGTGTCTGGTCTCCGCCCTAATGATTGACAACACATGTTGACAATAGCATACATAAAGTACATACCACTGCTCCAAGCCATCCAAAATGATGAGTTCCTGGGATTTCTGAGATACGCAGAAAGGGTTCATTTCaacgctgaagcagcaagagctAAACTTacagaagaaggattaacagctcTTCACTATGCTGTTAAGTTAGGCAAAGCTGATATTGTGAAATTTCTGGTACACTTGATGACTGGAAAAGATTTAGAAATAAAGACAGATCAGGGTCAAACTGCCCTCTCCATTGCAGCTGAGGGTAATAATGTGGAACTGGTTAAGATAATGGTGACGAAGAATCCAAAGTTGCTATTTATTAAAGATGGACTCAAGCATATCCCACTTGTTACCTCCGCTATAAACGGAGACGAGGATGTGTTGCGTTATCTTTACTCACAGACAAACTTGGGAAATGTAAATTATAAGGAAATTGGAGATAAGAATGTTGCTACTCTTATTACAGCTGCACTTAGGGTGGACTTATTTGGTAAGATTCAATTGTAATCTTAGAACAATTCAATTTACTGTCCTTAAATTTAAGAAAATTATCTATTATAACTGACATGCACATATATGCAGATGTTGCATTGGAACTACTGAGAAAATTCCCAAAATTAGCTACTACTAAGGATGAGTATGAAATGACTGTTTTTAATGTATTGGCGGGAAAGCCTTCTGCCTTTCCAAGTGGAAATCGTTTTGGATTTTGGCGTACATGCATATACGAATGGAGTAAGTGATACCTCTCTTCATTGATTGGTGAAAGTTGCTCTAGTGTTACTTTATTTGATTTCTGAAATTAGTTACTCCTCACATATGGATCGAAACTTCAAATTGTGGTCCCATTGATTCTTATGGCATCGTAGAACCTCAATTATCTATTCTTCCTGTTATACAAAATGTTTATTCTGTTATTCTACATGATTGTAATTGTAAGCATGTGGATACATGTGAACCTTACGTTCATCGGAGAGGACAACATATCTTTGCAGTGCAATTTTTGTAAAGAAATAGGTCGATTATATAGTCCAGGGCCTAATTATTGTGTTCCTCTCCAGCTCTCCCTCTCACATTTGACTAGCTTGAGAAGACATCAACATGAAATAGttgattgatttatttattaGAGTATCTCTGCCATAAATCTAGAAGATTAAAATGCTAAGATAGCCTAATATTACATATCAACTTTGGTAAAAACAAAGTCGATTGATAACTGATGAATACTGTCAATATTTTTTGGTATCTATCTGTTGATGAAACAAAAATTCTTCTATGCAATGAAAAGATCAACGGTCGTTATACTGGTGTGACAGTCCAGGAAAAATTGGTGTTTGATGAATGTATATAATTTTACAAGGATGCTCTTTAACCTCgtcaatattttcatgttcataTGTTACTATCACAGTTGACGTTGAAGAACCTGGATTTATTTGTAAAGCTCTCATAGCAGTAGGTATGTATTGACAAATAATTTTAAAAAGGTTTAATATGCTATTTGCTGGTTGCTAGTGTTTGACATGTTTAGATATTCTATGTTTACTTGATTTATTGAGGAGGTCAAGTTGGGAGAAAATATGGTGGTTCTGGTCCAAGGTCTGTTATCATGACATAATTTTTATTCGATTGCCTAAACTTCTTATTCATATCTAGATCTTTGGATTTCTCAGCTTACATATCTTGTCTTTGGGTTTCTCCTCGCTAAAAATATGGAAAGGGAAATGGTAGATTTACAACTAATTACCACTAGATTTAAAAGTCTAAGTGAAATAGTCATCATTGCTAGAGTTTGTATCTCTTGACTAGTTAAGACCTATACATACTTTAAGGTTGTGACAATTCATGCTCTTCATAACCAAGGACCCGCTTGCCTTTTAATGATAATTATACTTAAAAATAGGTTCAATATCTTTCATCAATTGTGTGTTCTAGTGAAGTATTTAAATCTATTATCTAGAAGAAGTTTGGTACTAGCCACTACATATTAGTATagatgtctattttttttttcttttcttttcttgaggAATAGTAGAGATATCATCGTCGTAGAAAATAGAAAATACATGAGTCATGCTACTTACATCTAACCTTATATACCGATGAAACAGTTCCAGGTATAAAACACATACATGATATGAAAGTGAGTCATGCACAAGCCCATGAAATACTCGAGATCGTTCGTCCCCTGCTTTCCAGATTAAGTTCGAGTCAGCTCGTGGAAGCAAAAGCATGTGAAGCAATCTACCTGACAACTATTCATGGGATTGTTGAGTTTTTCACAGTGCTCATGAATCAACCTAATCTGATAGACTTTAGAGATGAAGACGGACGAGGTTTATTTCAGAATGCTGTTTTATATCGACAACAAAACATCTTTGATATAATATCTCAGATGGGATTAAGAAACGAGATTACTGATAGTTTGGACAAGGACGGGAACAACATCTTACACTGTGCTGGAATTTGGGAATCATCGCGACTTGATAAAGTCTCTGGCGAGGCTCTACAAATGCAAAGGGAGATACAATGGTATCAGGTATGCCAAAAATTAGCGACTCAGTTAAATTTTATTCAAACAACTATTTTTATAAACAACTCCAAACAATAACGAGCAAGTGAGAGGTTGAGATTGCATGGAAAGGTTTGTGCCTATCCAGCTTTTATATGCATTTTCAGTCTTCAACTTACTTGTAcacatgacaattaaattgattttaCATATTTATCACAAATCTCAGGAGGTGGAAAGACTGGTAAAACTAAGACACAGAGAGATGGAGAACAAAGAAGGTTTGAAACCTAAGGATTTGTtcaaaaaacaacataaaaatttAGCAAAAGAAGCAGCATCGTGGATGAAAGAAACATCGCAAGCGTGTATGGTTGTCTCTACCCTTATAGCCACAGTTATGTTTGCGGCAGCGTTCACAGTACCCGGTGGCAATGACCAAAATACAGGACTCCCAATGTTTCAGAAAAAAAGAGCCTTTGCAATATTTATAGTCTCAGATGCAATTTCTCTTTTCTCTTCGTGTACGTCTGTCTTGATGTTCTTCTCTTTATTAACTGCACGCTATGCGCAGCAAGATTTCCTGGTATCATTGCATAGGAAATTGATACTTGGTCTGTCCTCCCTCTTCATCTCTATAGCAACCATGATGGCTGCTTTTGCTGCAACACTTGTTATTGCTGTTCAAAGGGAAGTTTGGTGGGCTTACATCCCAGTGACTCTATTAGCAAGTGTCCCAGTTATCTTATTTGGTCTTTTGCAACTTCCTCTTTTTGTTGACATAGTCAAGTCCACCTATTGGCCCAGTCTTCCTCGTAAGAAAACATTGTatgttaaaaagaaaaacaagtagAATATTTAATGTTCCTGACCTTAATTTGCTTGTGTTCCTTGTACAATGAATCTAATGAAGGAGAACTTTATTGTgttaaattttttgtttctttcttatcATATTATACAGCTCTTTGTACTGCGTTTGTTTTGCTTTTTCTCTTTGATAAAACTCCACCTGAATGGTGAAATCCTTCAATTAAAGTTTTGTTTCAGATCTCACACTTGTAATTGTTCCGCTGTTTAGAAGTTGCCTAGCACTTCAAATCAAACAACCACTGCAGCCTGCAGGTGCAGGTACCCTAACTACAAAATCATACAAAAGATATTCAAACACATTAAGATCCTCATTGTGTAAATTTTTACTCTTATGATATTACATTTTCTTACTAGTACATATATGTATCCTGACTACACTAATTATCCACTCGCCTTCCTGGGTTATCCACCCTTATTCCAATGGGTGGACACCAAGAGACGGTCGGGTGCAGCACCTTTTTAAAAAATATAGTACAATAAACAATTCCATCTCCATGGATCAAGGAAACTAGTAACTACCTAATTTTTTCTGCTCATTTCAATCTCTAGTCTATATCAAATTCTGGCACTTTGTATCGAATTGTATTCCCCTCTAGCAGTCCGGGGGTTTCGTCTGAAGTAACAAGCTATGGGTAACTAGCTATGGTAAGTATGGTGATTGATTTGTAACCATTTAAAAACCTGAAGATGCTTCTCATCTGCTGGGAAATAAATGATGTACAACCCGAGATTTTATCACCTTGGGTTGAACTGGGCACCTATCTGGCTGCCTTACAATATAAATTTGATCACCAAAACTGTTGTACAAATCCTGATTCCGGTGCCATGTCCATAAAGCGTGTGTGTCATTCTTCATCTGCAAAAGACATGATAAGCCATCATCAGTTTGTGCTCTTATTTTTCTGAAGCTGCCAATGGCAAAAAATGGAGATCCTTTTAAGGGCGGAAACTTGCAGAGAAGCATCCTTGCAAAATACTGGCCCATAAATCATATTCATGTGAGCCCACAGTCTGGTTTAAAAGAAAGAGTGGTATCAACATATCCCAGCTTGTGTGTGCAAAATTCTTCATCATTTAGGATTCCTGGCACAGTATTGTACAGTCAGAACAGAGCCACAAACAACAAGAGAAAGAAGGGAGTACCTCTAGGATGCCATGACCAAAGCTACTTTCTCGGTATGCACTAAAATCAGGTTGTCGATCCCAGCAGAATTTACCCGCAGCAGGGCCTGAGGTGAAATTAAATGCGCAGAAGCCACCCATGTATTCATCTGGTGTTGTTGATGGGTCTGGACAGTTACCAGGTTCATCGGCGTGTTTGACAGCCATCTTCTCTCTATTGCCTCCATCTCCAACAGTGATGTAAACAGGACCACATGGATCCAGTGAGTAGTTATAGACACGATTGGACCTTTCATAGGCATGTACCTAAAGTTTTTGGAAATAACTTAATTTAGCATGTTAAACAAAGAAGAGACCAAGACAGACATGTGAATGGCGGCTCAGACAATCCAGTCAATGTCTAGTTTCTACTGAGATAGACGAACATCAATATACTTGGTAGAATATTTAAGTTAACAGTGACGGTATAGAGAAAGTAATTAGCGTAAAAAAAATACAACTGTCTGACTTACATGTCCATTGAAAACCATGTCAACACCATACGAGTAGAGCAAGTCTTCCATCGCCACCCTCATACACTCGGCTTCTCTGTAATGAGGTTTGTAGGAATTGTACCAAGGTGGGTGCCATGTTGCGACCAACCATGGAGTTACTGATCTGTCCACATTAGCCAAATCTTTTTCCAACCAATTATACTGTTCCCCTGTGAAGGAATAAAGATTAGGCCATATTATAGTTCAGCAGATTTAGTATGTGAAGCAGTAAAACATTCATCCATGATTTAAGTATTTCAATGCAATTAAATTTTCTTAAGATAGTCGAAAGCACGATTCAAATAATGCGGATGATTTTGAGATTGACACCATCTAAAATTCCTTCTTGAAAATAAAAATGTTCTCTGATAAGTGAAAAAATGGCAATCAAAATTTACTGGATTACATGATTCATACTTCCTGGAGACCAATCAATTCCAAGAACACTTAACGAAGAAATACTTAAAAGACTTTTTGCATTTAATGTTTCTGTATCACAACTTGAATTGAGAATATTCACGGTGACCATCGTTAGCAACTATTTTCAACAATAGGTATTATTAAAAGATGTATCAGAAAATTCTTTTTGCAAATTAATCTTTTTTGTTTCTTCGGATTAATGAGATTCTGAAAGAAAACAGCAGTGGAAAAAATAATTTACCTGACTTGTTATAGTCGATGTAGGCACCAAGCATAATGAAGTGTATGCCACCTGCACTGAATGAATAATAAAATGTGGAGGAAGATCCACTTTCTTCATTAGGGAATGCAAATCGAGAACTATAAGCTGCGAATGTCTTGTTATCAGCTTGGGATTCTATTTCATGATTGCCTTCTACCACCATTATCGGAACTTTAGATATCAGAGGCTGCATGTACCTGAATGTGCATATCGGACGTCATGTACAGAGAGTACAACAAAATAAAGCTTATAGAAAGCTAAATATTTCTTGATGAGAAGCAGCTCAAGTACAATGAGAGAATGGGTTCAGTATTTACCTTCCCCAATAATCCCAACGAGGCTGGTAGGTTTCATGAATAGGAGTATCTTTAAACGAACACGAATAGCAATCCGACCCAGAACCATTTGTAAGGTACAGATTCGCGTAAGTTACATCACCAACCAACACCACAAGATCAGGATTGTTACTTCTCAAGTGGTCGATTGTGGATGTTGTGTTGTATGTCAGACCCAAATCTCCGACAATTGCAATTCTCCCAGGGTAGCTCCTAGGAGACGAAATTGGCATGGTCTTAAAAGAAAGCAGAGGACTCAAAGCTGGTATGGAAGGATCTCCACAGCGATAATAATACAGTGTGCTAGGATTCAAGCCTGTGAAAGGGCATACAAAAGGAGATGCAAAATTAAATTTCAAAATCTCAACTTTCCCTTCGAAGAGTATGATAATGATATAACTATACTGCTGCATGATAGAAGAACCTTAAAAGAATCACACTGGCAACATATTACAGGTTAGGCTTTTTATAGCAATGTCTAATGTGAAACCTCGTTTATGTATCATTCCGTGATCGACATGCTAAAACTGTGTGCTTGATCAATAAATCTGAGCAAAATGAGAATCTTATGCAAACCAAACACATCTTATTCAAGGCTCAGTGGTTTGGTTTGAATAGGTGAGGCACTGCCTCAAGATGCTACCTTTGGAGCAATTACAAAAATCGAAAGGGTAAAGCTGCAAAACTAAATGGGAAACATACCTGTGAGGCGAACATGGTGTATGATTCCAGAAGTGTAATTCTTAAGACCATGGAAAGGATAAAGCTGATTGTAAACAAGAGAATGCCCAGTAGCATCATGAAACAATGGAAACCTTAGCGTTCCAAAACGAACTAAACTCCCTACAGTTTTCGGATTCAGAGGCTTCACATTATCCCCAATTTGATATTCCCCTATAATTTGCATtccagaaacaaaaacaaaaaaaatgagcttaataaccaacctaattgaagctTTATAAGAGAATTTGGCAGAAACTATAAAtatttaaactttttttgtgcAAAATTATAAACCCAAATGCAATTTTTTTACAAAATTCAGAGAaactaaaatgaaaaatgaaaattgataCCTGTAATCCAAGAAATCCAGACAGAATCATGAGAAGCCGAAAGAGAAACAGAGATCTGTTCGGGTTCAAAACCCTTAACATTTCGTTGGACACGAGGATCTGTATCAGGCAAATCAACAGCATGTCCACGGAAATTATCATCGAACGGAACTGTAACTGGATCAAATGGACCATCAAGTGTTGATGGAATATCCCCATTCACCAAAATGAAGAAACTCCCCAAGAAAAAACTAAGCAAAACcaaatttatcatcatcatcatcggtaTTATCTTCATTTTTCGAAACTGAAAAGAATAAAATGGGTAAAATCTAGGTCGACATCTTTGTTTAATACAGAGGTTGTTGGATTTGGATTTAAATAGAAAAACAAATGGATAGATAACGAATAGAGAGAGGAATTTGAAAAGGACGGGAATATTCGCGGGAGTATTCGAATGCTAGTCTATTCGATTGCGCTTGAAATGTTCGGTGGTCGCATTCTCTGGTTATATAGTGCCAAATTATGTTTCCTGTTTAAGCGGACTACTTGACTAGTAACATGTACTTTAACGGATATCATGCGACTCAAGTGGAAGTGGTTGCTAGAATTGTGTGTTGCTTTAAACAACGGAAAACAATTTTGTTTGCCAAGACATCTTTCATCATCCCCACGGTGTCGTTCGGTGGGTATCAATTCTCATTTCTCACTGAATTTCTTTCACTATCGGTTCGAATCAGTTGGCGTacttgagttacaaaaaaaaaatgttcaaaaaCCTTTTGAAATCAACATATTCGCGTACTGACCAACTCAGTTTGTGTATTTATGGATTCAAAAATGTTCAGAAATCCAAAAGATTCTGGACATTTTGATTATAGTTAAATACACAATctcagaataatttttaaaaacaaaaatattaattttttgtgaaacaaaatatttttatttgatttctgcTTCTAAAATTCAAACGCGCTATTAGAATTTTTATTTGTTGTTGTTTACATTTTTATTTTGGTAATCCAAAAACATAAAGATGTTATTACATTGTGATTGTCGTGAAACTAAAAGAACCCTTAATTTTGGAGCAAAGGAAATAAAAGTATAATTTCAGGGGCCTTTCTTAAAGAAACCCCTACTTTTGGTTAATTAGTTATATGCTTTAGCTAAAGTTTCCACGATACTTATACCCACCAGTGAGTAATGATTAAAGGAATTGTTAGTTGGCATTGACCAGTCAATTACTGTGATGGTGTTCCAAATCTTTGAATCATG
This genomic stretch from Papaver somniferum cultivar HN1 chromosome 5, ASM357369v1, whole genome shotgun sequence harbors:
- the LOC113283017 gene encoding purple acid phosphatase 15-like, whose amino-acid sequence is MKIIPMMMMINLVLLSFFLGSFFILVNGDIPSTLDGPFDPVTVPFDDNFRGHAVDLPDTDPRVQRNVKGFEPEQISVSLSASHDSVWISWITGEYQIGDNVKPLNPKTVGSLVRFGTLRFPLFHDATGHSLVYNQLYPFHGLKNYTSGIIHHVRLTGLNPSTLYYYRCGDPSIPALSPLLSFKTMPISSPRSYPGRIAIVGDLGLTYNTTSTIDHLRSNNPDLVVLVGDVTYANLYLTNGSGSDCYSCSFKDTPIHETYQPRWDYWGRYMQPLISKVPIMVVEGNHEIESQADNKTFAAYSSRFAFPNEESGSSSTFYYSFSAGGIHFIMLGAYIDYNKSGEQYNWLEKDLANVDRSVTPWLVATWHPPWYNSYKPHYREAECMRVAMEDLLYSYGVDMVFNGHVHAYERSNRVYNYSLDPCGPVYITVGDGGNREKMAVKHADEPGNCPDPSTTPDEYMGGFCAFNFTSGPAAGKFCWDRQPDFSAYRESSFGHGILEMKNDTHALWTWHRNQDLYNSFGDQIYIVRQPDRCPVQPKVIKSRVVHHLFPSR